In one Pelecanus crispus isolate bPelCri1 chromosome 12, bPelCri1.pri, whole genome shotgun sequence genomic region, the following are encoded:
- the RAP1GAP2 gene encoding rap1 GTPase-activating protein 2, translating into MASGERRWELVRWYVREGRFRIEERTLTAFQWLYSPHQHRIVSRADLGSPSRIDKTMLASLKIKKQELLNSTDVTVPERPLSPPLTAPPTMKSAEFFEMLEKMQAPKLEEQRTGSQKHKEDYIPYPSIDEILEKGSPYPLIILPQFGGYWIEDPENLGTPTSSDSSICEEEEENLSPSTYGYKLECKGEARAYRKHFLGKDHLNFYCTASSLGNLILSIKCEEADGTEYLRIILRSKVKTLHERIPLAGFSKLPSIPQIAKAFCDDASGLKFNPVLYPKASQMIVSYDEHEVNNTFKFGVIYQKFRQTQEEELFGNNEESTAFKNFLSFLGDTITLQDFKGFRGGLDVSHGQTGAESVYTVFRDREIMFHVSTKLPFTEGDTQQLQRKRHIGNDIVAIIFQEENTPFVPDMIASNFLHAYIVVQVENPEADNTAYKVSVTAREDVPSFGPPLPSPPIFQKSPEFREFLLTKLINAENACCKSDKFAKLEDRTRAALLDNLHDELHGHTQTMLGLGPEEDKLENGGHGGFLESFKRAIRVRSHSMETMVGSQKKHHGGGIPGSLSGGIAHNSSEVTKTTFSPPVPAAAAKNQSRSPIKRRSGLFPRLHTGSESQAESRTRCDSVSGAQKTPDLGHSSQEMKSETSSNPSSPEICPNKDRPFIKLKENGRSNISRSSSSTSSFSSTAGESETLEEYDSVGSQPSTASPFKQDVFVYSASPGSESPSVGATATPVIMSRSPTDVKNRNSPRSNLKFRFDKLSHSSSSTSPRGSR; encoded by the exons GAAACAGGAGCTGCTGAACAGCACGGATGTGACCGTCCCGGAGCGGCCGCTGTCCCCCCCGCTCACCGCCCCGCCAACCATGAAG tctgcaGAATTCTTcgaaatgctggaaaaaatgcag GCACCAAAACTTGAAGAACAGAGGACTGGAAGCCAAAAACATAAG GAAGACTACATCCCGTACCCCAGCATCGATGAG ATCCTAGAGAAGGGCAGCCCGTACCCGCTGATCATCCTGCCCCAGTTCGGCGGATACTGGATCGAAGACCCGGAAAACCTCGGCACGCCCACCTCGTCCGACAGCAGCAtctgtgaggaggaggaggagaacctCAGCCCCAGCACCTATGGCTACAAGCTGGAGTGCAAGGGAGAGGCCAGAGCCTACAGGAAGCATTTCCTGGGCAAG gatcatttaaatttttattgtaCAGCCAGCAGCCTTGGAAATCTGATCCTTTCTATTAAGTGTGAGGAGGCAGATGGCACGGAATATTTAAGGATTATACTCAg gTCCAAAGTGAAGACGTTGCACGAAAGGATCCCCCTGGCAGGCTTTAGCAAGCTCCCTAGTATCCCTCAGATTGCAAAG GCCTTCTGCGATGATGCCTCCGGGCTGAAGTTTAACCCGGTTCTGTACCCCAAG GCATCCCAGATGATAGTGTCTTACGATGAACATGAGGTCAACAACACGTTCAAGTTCGGCGTGATCTATCAGAAGTTCAGGCAG ACCCAAGAGGAGGAGCTGTTTGGCAATAATGAAGAGAGCACTGCCTTCAAGAACTTCCTAAGTTTTCTGGGAGACACCATAACACTCCAGGACTTCAAAGG TTTTCGAGGAGGTCTGGATGTCAGCCACGGGCAGACGGGAGCAGAGTCTGTGTACACGGTGTTCAGGGACAGGGAGATAATGTTTCACGTCTCTACAAAGCTGCCGTTTACCGAAGGAGATACACAACAA CTCCAGAGGAAGAGGCACATTGGCAATGACATCGTGGCCATTATCTTCCAAGAAGAGAACACGCCGTTTGTCCCAGACATGATCGCCTCCAACTTCTTGCACGCCTACATTGTTGTGCAGGTGGAGAACCCCGAGGCAGATAACACGGCGTACAAG GTGTCTGTCACGGCCCGTGAAGATGTCCCCTCCTTTGGCCCACCCCTGCCGAGCCCGCCCATATTTCAGAAA AGCCCCGAGTTCCGGGAGTTCCTGCTGACCAAGCTCATCAACGCTGAGAACGCTTGCTGCAAGTCGGACAAGTTTGCGAAGCTGGAG GACCGGACGCGGGCCGCCTTGCTGGACAACCTTCACGATGAGCTCCACGGGCACACGCAGAccatgctggggctggggcccgAGGAGGACAAGCTGGAGAACGGGGGTCACGGGGGCTTTCTGGAGTCTTTCAAG AGAGCCATCCGCGTGCGCAGCCACTCCATGGAGACGATGGTGGGCAGCCAGAAGAAGCACCACGGCGGCGGCATCCCGGGCAGCCTCAGCGGGGGCATCGCACACAACAGCAGCGAGGTGACCAAGACCACCTTCTCG CCGCCCgtaccagcagctgctgccaagAACCAGTCCAGGAGCCCCATCAAGCGCCGTTCGGGGCTGTTCCCTCGCCTGCACACAGGGTCTGAGAGCCAGGCGGAGAGCAGGACGAGGTG CGACAGTGTTTCTGGAGCCCAGAAGACGCCAGATTTGGGACATTCTTCTCAAGAGATGAAGTCTGAGACCTCGTCCAACCCCAGCTCCCCTGAAATATGCCCCAACAAAGACAG GCCATTTATTAAGCTGAAAGAGAACGGGAGGTCAAACATCTCCCgttcctcctccagcaccagcagcttcagcagcaCGGCGGGGGAGAGCGAGACCCTGGAGGAGTACGACAGCGTG GGAAGCCAGCCGTCGACGGCCTCGCCGTTCAAGCAGGACGTGTTTGTCTACAGCGCCTCACCCGGCAGCGAGAGCCCGAGCGTGGGGGCCACGGCCACCCCCGTGATCATGAGCAGGAGCCCCACAG ATGTAAAGAACAGGAACTCTCCAAGGTCAAACCTGAAGTTTCGCTTCGACAagctcagccacagcagctccagcacG AGCCCGCGGGGCAGTCggtga